CGATTTCATTGAACAAAAACCCTTCTCCTCCCTTACCCTCTATTTATTTTTAAGGCTTTGTTAAATTTGGCTGTTGATTTGCGCTCCAGGCGCTATGCTTTCCGCGGGCTCGCCCGTGAGCCTCCTCGGTCGTACCGACCTGCGGGGTCTCACTCAGCTCGTTCATCCCGCAGGAGTCAAGCGCCCTCCGCTCCAATCAACAGGTTCTAAAATCAACTGTCTCCTTTAACACAGCCATTATTAAAAGGAAATAAGCAACAAAATGTTTCTTTTGCTGCTTATTTCCTGGCTATTTATTATTCACTGATTCTTTCAATAATCGTTCCGTTGGCCATTCCGCCGCCTTCACAAATTGCCTGTAATCCATAGCGGCCGCCTGTTCTTTCTAATTCATGCATCATCGAGATCATTAATTTAGCGCCTGTTGCTCCAAGTGGATGTCCAAGGGCAATGGCTCCCCCGTTAGGGTTCAATTTCTTAGGATCTGCCTTAATTTCTTCTAACCAGCACATTGGTACAGGAGCAAACGCTTCATTTACTTCGTAGGTGTCCATATCTTCGATTGTCAGCCCTGCTTTAGCTAAAACCTGTCTGGTTGCTTCAATTGGACCCGTTAGCATTAATGTTGGATCAGATCCTACTACGGAACGGGCAACAATTCGGAATCGCGGTTTAAGTCCTAACTCCTCCGCTTTTTCCCGTGACATCAATAAAACAGCTGCAGCACCATCACTCATTTGGCTGGCGTTTCCTGCATGGATTTTTCCATCTTCCTTAAAGACTGTTTTAAGAGTGGATAATTTTTCTACAGTGGAACCCTTTCGAGGTCCTTCATCCTGCTTCACTGCTACTGTACTGCCATCCTCTAAAGTTACTTCTAAAGGCATAATCTCCCTGTCAAATCTGCCTTCTTCTATGGCTTTTAACGCACGATTATGACTTTCTACGGAATATTCATCTAACTGGGTGCGTGTAAATCCCCACTTATCTGCAATTCTTTCTGCAGATAAACCTTGGTGAATGATTTCATACCTTGATGTTAGCTCTTCACTGGAGGTTGAATTTTGACGGGTCGAACCAAGCGGGACACGTGTCATGCTTTCAACACCGCCGGCAATGACAACATCCATATCCCCACTTAGAATGGCTTGTGCTGCAAAATGAATAGCCTGCTGACCGGATCCACATTGACGATCTATGGTGGTTGCTGGTACATGGATAGGGAAATCTGCCATTAGAACTGCATTACGCGCAATATTAAGCCCTTGTTCTTCTACCTGTGAGACACAGCCCATGATAACGTCCTGCACGATTCCTGGAGAAATGCCTGCACGATTTACTAATTCTCTTAATACTTTTGCTGCCAAATCATCTGGACGAACATTACTTAATAACCCTTTTCTTTTTCCAACCGGGGTACGAACACCCTCGACAATAACAACTTCACGCATCTCATCTTCCTCCAATTTTATATAATTTTTTTAAAAATTTATCTTGGAGCCATGCGAATAGCGCCATCTAAACGGATGGTTTCACCATTAAGCATGACATTTTCGATAATTGACTGAGTTAATTGTGCATATTCAGAAGGACGTCCGAGTCGGGATGGAAAAGGAACCTGGGATTCCAATGCTGCTTTAGCCTGCTCAGACAATGAACCGAAAAGAGGTGTTTCAATTAAACCAGGTGCAATGGTCATGACTCTAATGCCAGATTTCGCCAAGTCACGAGCGATTGGCAGCGTCATACCTACAACACCGCCTTTAGAGGCACTGTAAGCTGCCTGACCGATTTGACCATCAAAAGCAGCAACTGACGCGGTATTGATAATTACTCCTCTTTCACCTTCTTGATTTGGCTGATTATTTACCATTTCGGCAGCAGTAAGACGAATGACATTAAAGGTCCCAATTAAATTGATTTCTATGACTTTTTTAAAATTATCAAAATTATGTGCTTGATTTCTGCCTACCGTTTTTTCCGCGACCGCAATACCTGCACAATTCACTACTGTATTGAAACTGCCAAACTGAGCAATCGCTGAATGGATTGCGTTCAGGACATCTTCTTCACTTGTTACATTCGTCTTGTAAAAAACGGCATTTTCCCCTAATTCTTTGGCTAAACTAGCGCCTCTTTCTTCAGAGAGGTCTAGAATGGCGGCTTTACC
This genomic stretch from Neobacillus niacini harbors:
- a CDS encoding thiolase family protein, yielding MREVVIVEGVRTPVGKRKGLLSNVRPDDLAAKVLRELVNRAGISPGIVQDVIMGCVSQVEEQGLNIARNAVLMADFPIHVPATTIDRQCGSGQQAIHFAAQAILSGDMDVVIAGGVESMTRVPLGSTRQNSTSSEELTSRYEIIHQGLSAERIADKWGFTRTQLDEYSVESHNRALKAIEEGRFDREIMPLEVTLEDGSTVAVKQDEGPRKGSTVEKLSTLKTVFKEDGKIHAGNASQMSDGAAAVLLMSREKAEELGLKPRFRIVARSVVGSDPTLMLTGPIEATRQVLAKAGLTIEDMDTYEVNEAFAPVPMCWLEEIKADPKKLNPNGGAIALGHPLGATGAKLMISMMHELERTGGRYGLQAICEGGGMANGTIIERISE
- a CDS encoding 3-hydroxyacyl-CoA dehydrogenase, whose protein sequence is MRIQDSIALVTGGASGLGEATVRNIVKNGGKAAILDLSEERGASLAKELGENAVFYKTNVTSEEDVLNAIHSAIAQFGSFNTVVNCAGIAVAEKTVGRNQAHNFDNFKKVIEINLIGTFNVIRLTAAEMVNNQPNQEGERGVIINTASVAAFDGQIGQAAYSASKGGVVGMTLPIARDLAKSGIRVMTIAPGLIETPLFGSLSEQAKAALESQVPFPSRLGRPSEYAQLTQSIIENVMLNGETIRLDGAIRMAPR